A stretch of the Ctenopharyngodon idella isolate HZGC_01 chromosome 14, HZGC01, whole genome shotgun sequence genome encodes the following:
- the sorbs2b gene encoding sorbin and SH3 domain-containing protein 1 isoform X7, which yields MPELNEHSAYVIYGRKKDLEWHEGLFDIKTQEGEIFNMNTDSGGHIRKSATLLLTLTPMKRIQSSPNLYTLTDSESQSKDSDLWRPSSSTSDGLRNGDMCSSSLAAKGYRSVRPNFQDKKSPTPAQEHSVHSHRLLSTEDQISCSSQAEQSYMHPPSRELERHVASFAIRINPRPQISGRRTQALSLRPPTPPKRMDLPDSHSRPCPPLPSAAPPVPEVPVLLKQTYPGTALTSQSPPNRLRFSLDFISSRAPDHHPETPPPGPPSPGSEPLLGQSRCSSRAQSEASTAVLEELRACGLGPEGGTRTPSPTLSQMSAVTDNIWLHFPAASTANGQMTVNGGLTVPASPRIHLQRPFSPSTYPPPPSLSPSITAMQQARTTASESSTPVYTNVDPPARAPQTDRKETTGKALQYTGIGPVDETGIPIAIRTTVDRPKDWYKTMFKQIHVVPKSENEWPASRTATDPVTSTGTTISKQDKHAAPNAVQAHPAPKTGTYRPITKSVSDNGVYGFRVPAASSLPSPLPTSASTQQRSGEREAPLRGRSTPDMNEWGPPDRKVDTRKYRAEPRSIFDYEPGKSSVLEQERTTSNLRPEDIDLENEPWYKFFAELEFGRPPPKKRLDYNPDSSPRFRAETSLYQPSSDRSLERPSSSASDNKRRRKSEPATAQPRAQSSVGTTQTSVRPPEPPKSSSTQRNPLTSPGSLAATRTKDQDTSREYSYPDVGSHTQQSSRQTPEVREKLPARAIYDFKAQTAKELTFKKGETVYITRQIDNNWYEGEYRGHVGIFPISYVEKIPPSERHQPARPPPPAQSREIGEAIARYNFNADTNVELSLRKGERVILLRQVDKNWFEGKIPGTNKQGIFPVSYVDVVKKTTVQSTGQPPGPNIPTSYSSDRLNSRPSSARTLYNSPSPTVRPFSSSSPSPQRATHLQAITSEWLALTLGLSPSGTPAPTPPPFPSNFQPYYEVLDSAISPSPASSMLGRSPALTPHSSTPALKEGHFIPIFSPKSYMSPEPSLSPQPYLTSASFTPSPTSPSFDTSPRSASVIEILSSQKSDLPEKELQLFSDCKDHYKPGQTDSPKLRSPIDLVVFEAHESPLDILPPKDPDDDLCEELVSIIKASQSKGTFVEEEGFYRQEPDIMEKLPRLFIEEEPKEDNSFLNEPLTSNTFAPVQHAQSEGSDTEMSLSFTQPSSAKYSPPSPRSTPPLPGVSQSPPPSAKLFSRQDLRSPKVKLKRLACSCSIGLGCLDWGVSWECPNDLSCVHSLNKVYSPGPGKQPIPHISFQKRGVQSSFSGFKAFLNRF from the exons AACTGAATGAACACTCTGCCTATGTGATctatggaagaaagaaagatctggaatggcatgaag GACTGTTTGACATCAAGACACAAGAAGGAGAGATCTTCAACATGAACACAG ACAGTGGAGGACATATCCGCAAAAGCGCCACGCTTTTACTCACTCTAACCCCCATGAAGAGAATCCAGAGCTCACCAAACCTATACACGCTCACAG ACTCTGAATCACAATCCAAAGATTCAG ATTTATGGAGGCCCAGCAGCAGCACCAGTGATGGTCTGAGAAACGGTGACATGTGCTCTTCCTCTCTGGCAGCTAAAGGCTACAGAAGTGTCAGGCCCAACTTTCAGGATAAAAAGTCTCCCACACCA GCACAAGAGCATAGTGTCCATTCCCACAGACTGCTGTCCACAGAGGACCAAATCTCATGCTCTTCACAAGCAGAGCAGTCCTACATGCACCCCCCATCTAGGGAGTTGGAGAGACACGTAGCTTCCTTCGCCATTCGCATTAACCCTAGGCCACAGATATCGGGACGGCGCACACAGGCACTGTCTTTGAGACCCCCTACCCCTCCTAAAAGGATGGACCTCCCGGATAGCCACTCACGCCCCTGCCCTCCACTGCCATCTGCAGCCCCTCCAGTG CCTGAGGTACCAGTCCTTCTTAAACAAACCTATCCTGGAACAGCACTGACCTCACAGTCACCCCCTAATCGGCTCAGATTCTCCCTCGATTTCATCAGCTCCAGAGCACCTGACCATCACCCCGAGACCCCTCCTCCAGGCCCTCCCTCTCCCGGCTCGGAGCCTCTACTGGGGCAGAGCCGCTGTTCTTCCCGCGCTCAGAGCGAAGCATCCACAGCAGTGCTGGAGGAGTTGAGGGCGTGTGGACTAGGCCCAGAGGGTGGCACTCGTACCCCATCTCCAACCCTCAGCCAGATGAGTGCGGTCACAGACAACATCTGGTTACACTTCCCTGCAGCTAGCACCGCTAAT GGCCAGATGACTGTGAACGGGGGTCTGACTGTGCCAGCAAGTCCTCGTATTCACCTCCAAAGACCCTTCTCTCCCTCAACATACCCTCCTCCTCCTTCACTGAGCCCTAGTATTACAGCCATGCAGCAGGCTAGAACCACTG CCTCTGAGTCCAGCACTCCAGTCTACACCAACGTGGATCCTCCAGCACGAGCGCCACAGACTGACAGGAAAGAAACAACAGGAAAAGCTCTGCAATATACTGGCATCGGTCCTGTGGATGAGACCGGGATTCCCATTGCCATACGAACG ACTGTTGACAGGCCAAAAGATTGGTACAAGACCATGTTCAAACAGATTCATGTGGTGCCTAAATCAG AGAACGAGTGGCCTGCATCCCGTACTGCCACAGACCCTGTTACAAGTACTGGTACAACTATTTCTAAACAag ATAAGCATGCTGCCCCTAATGCTGTTCAGGCCCATCCTGCACCTAAAACTGGCACTTACCGGCCCATCACCAAGAGTGTCTCTGATAATGGCGTATACGGTTTCAGGGTGCCTGCTGCCTCTTCTCTCCCTTCTCCTCTGCCCACATCAGCATCCACACAGCAGAGATCCGGTGAAAGGGAGGCACCACTGAGAGGGAGGAGCACACCTGACAT GAATGAGTGGGGTCCTCCTGATAGAAAGGTTGACACACGGAAATACAGAGCAGAGCCAAGGAGTATTTTTGACTATGAGCCGGGGAAGTCGTCTGTTTTAGAGCAAGAAAGAACG ACAAGTAACTTAAGACCTGAGGACATAGATTTAGAGAATGAGCCGTGGTATAAGTTCTTTGCTGAACTGGAGTTTGGGCGGCCG CCTCCAAAAAAACGTCTTGATTACAATCCAGACAGCTCACCTCGATTCCGCGCAGAG ACCTCCCTTTATCAGCCATCCTCAGACAGGAGCCTTGAAAGGCCATCAAG CTCTGCAAGTGATAACAAGAGGAGACGGAAATCTGAACCTGCAACAGCTCAGCCCAGGGCACAGAGCAGCGTGGGCACAACACAAACGTCTGTGAGACCACCAGAGCCGCCCAAGAGCAGCAGCACCCAGAGGAATCCCCTCACCAGCCCCGGTTCCCTCGCGGCCACCAGGACTAAAG ATCAGGACACATCCAGAGAATATTCTTACCCTGATGTGGGCAGCCACACACAGCAGAGCAGCAGACAAACCCCTGAAGTCAGAGAG AAACTGCCAGCCAGAGCAATATATGACTTCAAAGCACAGACAGCGAA aGAGCTGACGTTTAAGAAAGGAGAGACGGTATACATCACTAGGCAGATAGATAATAACTGGTATGAAGGAGAATATCGTGGACATGTGGGCATCTTCCCTATCTCATATGTTGAG AAAATCCCTCCTTCAGAGAGACATCAGCCAGCGAGACCTCCTCCGCCAGCTCAAAGCAGAGAAATTGGAGAAGCAATTGCCCGCTACAACTTTAATGCTGATACTAATGTGGAACTTTCATTaagaaaa GGAGAGCGCGTTATTCTGTTGCGGCAGGTGGATAAGAACTGGTTTGAGGGCAAGATCCCCGGTACAAACAAACAAGGGATTTTTCCAGTGTCTTATGTGGATGTTGTTAAGAAGACCACAGTACAAAGTACTGGTCAACCTCCTGGGCCCAATATACCCACCAGCTACTCCAGTGACAGACTGAACAGTAGG CCGTCATCTGCACGTACCCTCTACAACTCTCCATCCCCTACTGTCCGTCCATTCTCCTCATCCTCTCCTAGTCCACAAAGAGCCACACACCTTCAGGCCATCACCAGCGAGTGGTTGGCCCTCACTCTGGGTCTGTCTCCTTCAGGAACCCCTGCCCCTACACCTCCTCCCTTCCCTTCCAATTTCCAGCCATACTATGAAGTTTTGGACTCTGCCATTTCCCCTTCTCCTGCCTCCTCCATGCTGGGCCGCTCTCCAGCCCTCACTCCCCACTCCTCCACTCCTGCGCTCAAAGAGGGCCACTTCATTCCCATCTTCTCCCCAAAGTCTTACATGTCCCCCGAACCCAGCCTGTCACCTCAACCTTACCTCACCTCCGCCTCCTTCACTCCTTCGCCCACCTCACCCTCATTTGACACCAGCCCCAGGTCTGCCAGTGTCATAGAGATCCTTTCCAGTCAAAAATCAGATTTACCCGAGAAGGAACTGCAGTTGTTCTCAGATTGCAAAGACCATTATAAACCAGGCCAGACAGACTCCCCTAAATTGCGTAGCCCTATTGACTTGGTTGTTTTTGAGGCACATGAATCCCCATTGGATATTCTGCCACCAAAAGACCCCGATGATGATCTATGTGAGGAGTTAGTGTCAATCATTAAGGCCAGCCAATCAAAGGGCACATTCGTAGAAGAGGAGGGATTTTATCGCCAGGAACCAGATATAATGGAAAAGCTTCCCAGACTGTTTATAGAGGAAGAGCCGAAAGAAGACAACAGCTTCTTAAATGAACCCCTGACATCAAATACATTTGCTCCAGTCCAACACGCCCAGAGTGAGGGTTCAGATACTGAG ATGTCATTGTCGTTCACACAGCCCTCATCGGCTAAATACTCTCCCCCTTCCCCGCGCTCCACCCCCCCTTTGCCTGGGGTTTCACAGTCGCCCCCTCCCTCTGCAAAACTGTTCTCTCGACAGGACCTCCGCTCCCCAAAGGTCAAG CTGAAGAGATTGGCTTGCTCATGCAGCATTGGTTTGGGGTGTCTGGATTGGGGTGTCTCTTGGGAATGTCCCAATGATCTTTCCTGTGTACACAGCTTAAACAAGGTGTACTCCCCAGGGCCAGGCAAGCAGCCCATTCCCCACATTTCCTTCCAAAAAAGGGGAGTACAGTCCTCGTTTTCAGGATTTAAGGCATTTCTCAACCGTTTCTAA
- the sorbs2b gene encoding sorbin and SH3 domain-containing protein 1 isoform X6 codes for MPELNEHSAYVIYGRKKDLEWHEGLFDIKTQEGEIFNMNTDSGGHIRKSATLLLTLTPMKRIQSSPNLYTLTDSESQSKDSDLWRPSSSTSDGLRNGDMCSSSLAAKGYRSVRPNFQDKKSPTPAQEHSVHSHRLLSTEDQISCSSQAEQSYMHPPSRELERHVASFAIRINPRPQISGRRTQALSLRPPTPPKRMDLPDSHSRPCPPLPSAAPPVPEVPVLLKQTYPGTALTSQSPPNRLRFSLDFISSRAPDHHPETPPPGPPSPGSEPLLGQSRCSSRAQSEASTAVLEELRACGLGPEGGTRTPSPTLSQMSAVTDNIWLHFPAASTANGQMTVNGGLTVPASPRIHLQRPFSPSTYPPPPSLSPSITAMQQARTTASESSTPVYTNVDPPARAPQTDRKETTGKALQYTGIGPVDETGIPIAIRTTVDRPKDWYKTMFKQIHVVPKSENEWPASRTATDPVTSTGTTISKQDKHAAPNAVQAHPAPKTGTYRPITKSVSDNGVYGFRVPAASSLPSPLPTSASTQQRSGEREAPLRGRSTPDMNEWGPPDRKVDTRKYRAEPRSIFDYEPGKSSVLEQERTTSNLRPEDIDLENEPWYKFFAELEFGRPPPKKRLDYNPDSSPRFRAETSLYQPSSDRSLERPSSSASDNKRRRKSEPATAQPRAQSSVGTTQTSVRPPEPPKSSSTQRNPLTSPGSLAATRTKDQDTSREYSYPDVGSHTQQSSRQTPEVREKLPARAIYDFKAQTAKELTFKKGETVYITRQIDNNWYEGEYRGHVGIFPISYVEKIPPSERHQPARPPPPAQSREIGEAIARYNFNADTNVELSLRKGERVILLRQVDKNWFEGKIPGTNKQGIFPVSYVDVVKKTTVQSTGQPPGPNIPTSYSSDRLNSRPSSARTLYNSPSPTVRPFSSSSPSPQRATHLQAITSEWLALTLGLSPSGTPAPTPPPFPSNFQPYYEVLDSAISPSPASSMLGRSPALTPHSSTPALKEGHFIPIFSPKSYMSPEPSLSPQPYLTSASFTPSPTSPSFDTSPRSASVIEILSSQKSDLPEKELQLFSDCKDHYKPGQTDSPKLRSPIDLVVFEAHESPLDILPPKDPDDDLCEELVSIIKASQSKGTFVEEEGFYRQEPDIMEKLPRLFIEEEPKEDNSFLNEPLTSNTFAPVQHAQSEGSDTEMSLSFTQPSSAKYSPPSPRSTPPLPGVSQSPPPSAKLFSRQDLRSPKVKQLKRLACSCSIGLGCLDWGVSWECPNDLSCVHSLNKVYSPGPGKQPIPHISFQKRGVQSSFSGFKAFLNRF; via the exons AACTGAATGAACACTCTGCCTATGTGATctatggaagaaagaaagatctggaatggcatgaag GACTGTTTGACATCAAGACACAAGAAGGAGAGATCTTCAACATGAACACAG ACAGTGGAGGACATATCCGCAAAAGCGCCACGCTTTTACTCACTCTAACCCCCATGAAGAGAATCCAGAGCTCACCAAACCTATACACGCTCACAG ACTCTGAATCACAATCCAAAGATTCAG ATTTATGGAGGCCCAGCAGCAGCACCAGTGATGGTCTGAGAAACGGTGACATGTGCTCTTCCTCTCTGGCAGCTAAAGGCTACAGAAGTGTCAGGCCCAACTTTCAGGATAAAAAGTCTCCCACACCA GCACAAGAGCATAGTGTCCATTCCCACAGACTGCTGTCCACAGAGGACCAAATCTCATGCTCTTCACAAGCAGAGCAGTCCTACATGCACCCCCCATCTAGGGAGTTGGAGAGACACGTAGCTTCCTTCGCCATTCGCATTAACCCTAGGCCACAGATATCGGGACGGCGCACACAGGCACTGTCTTTGAGACCCCCTACCCCTCCTAAAAGGATGGACCTCCCGGATAGCCACTCACGCCCCTGCCCTCCACTGCCATCTGCAGCCCCTCCAGTG CCTGAGGTACCAGTCCTTCTTAAACAAACCTATCCTGGAACAGCACTGACCTCACAGTCACCCCCTAATCGGCTCAGATTCTCCCTCGATTTCATCAGCTCCAGAGCACCTGACCATCACCCCGAGACCCCTCCTCCAGGCCCTCCCTCTCCCGGCTCGGAGCCTCTACTGGGGCAGAGCCGCTGTTCTTCCCGCGCTCAGAGCGAAGCATCCACAGCAGTGCTGGAGGAGTTGAGGGCGTGTGGACTAGGCCCAGAGGGTGGCACTCGTACCCCATCTCCAACCCTCAGCCAGATGAGTGCGGTCACAGACAACATCTGGTTACACTTCCCTGCAGCTAGCACCGCTAAT GGCCAGATGACTGTGAACGGGGGTCTGACTGTGCCAGCAAGTCCTCGTATTCACCTCCAAAGACCCTTCTCTCCCTCAACATACCCTCCTCCTCCTTCACTGAGCCCTAGTATTACAGCCATGCAGCAGGCTAGAACCACTG CCTCTGAGTCCAGCACTCCAGTCTACACCAACGTGGATCCTCCAGCACGAGCGCCACAGACTGACAGGAAAGAAACAACAGGAAAAGCTCTGCAATATACTGGCATCGGTCCTGTGGATGAGACCGGGATTCCCATTGCCATACGAACG ACTGTTGACAGGCCAAAAGATTGGTACAAGACCATGTTCAAACAGATTCATGTGGTGCCTAAATCAG AGAACGAGTGGCCTGCATCCCGTACTGCCACAGACCCTGTTACAAGTACTGGTACAACTATTTCTAAACAag ATAAGCATGCTGCCCCTAATGCTGTTCAGGCCCATCCTGCACCTAAAACTGGCACTTACCGGCCCATCACCAAGAGTGTCTCTGATAATGGCGTATACGGTTTCAGGGTGCCTGCTGCCTCTTCTCTCCCTTCTCCTCTGCCCACATCAGCATCCACACAGCAGAGATCCGGTGAAAGGGAGGCACCACTGAGAGGGAGGAGCACACCTGACAT GAATGAGTGGGGTCCTCCTGATAGAAAGGTTGACACACGGAAATACAGAGCAGAGCCAAGGAGTATTTTTGACTATGAGCCGGGGAAGTCGTCTGTTTTAGAGCAAGAAAGAACG ACAAGTAACTTAAGACCTGAGGACATAGATTTAGAGAATGAGCCGTGGTATAAGTTCTTTGCTGAACTGGAGTTTGGGCGGCCG CCTCCAAAAAAACGTCTTGATTACAATCCAGACAGCTCACCTCGATTCCGCGCAGAG ACCTCCCTTTATCAGCCATCCTCAGACAGGAGCCTTGAAAGGCCATCAAG CTCTGCAAGTGATAACAAGAGGAGACGGAAATCTGAACCTGCAACAGCTCAGCCCAGGGCACAGAGCAGCGTGGGCACAACACAAACGTCTGTGAGACCACCAGAGCCGCCCAAGAGCAGCAGCACCCAGAGGAATCCCCTCACCAGCCCCGGTTCCCTCGCGGCCACCAGGACTAAAG ATCAGGACACATCCAGAGAATATTCTTACCCTGATGTGGGCAGCCACACACAGCAGAGCAGCAGACAAACCCCTGAAGTCAGAGAG AAACTGCCAGCCAGAGCAATATATGACTTCAAAGCACAGACAGCGAA aGAGCTGACGTTTAAGAAAGGAGAGACGGTATACATCACTAGGCAGATAGATAATAACTGGTATGAAGGAGAATATCGTGGACATGTGGGCATCTTCCCTATCTCATATGTTGAG AAAATCCCTCCTTCAGAGAGACATCAGCCAGCGAGACCTCCTCCGCCAGCTCAAAGCAGAGAAATTGGAGAAGCAATTGCCCGCTACAACTTTAATGCTGATACTAATGTGGAACTTTCATTaagaaaa GGAGAGCGCGTTATTCTGTTGCGGCAGGTGGATAAGAACTGGTTTGAGGGCAAGATCCCCGGTACAAACAAACAAGGGATTTTTCCAGTGTCTTATGTGGATGTTGTTAAGAAGACCACAGTACAAAGTACTGGTCAACCTCCTGGGCCCAATATACCCACCAGCTACTCCAGTGACAGACTGAACAGTAGG CCGTCATCTGCACGTACCCTCTACAACTCTCCATCCCCTACTGTCCGTCCATTCTCCTCATCCTCTCCTAGTCCACAAAGAGCCACACACCTTCAGGCCATCACCAGCGAGTGGTTGGCCCTCACTCTGGGTCTGTCTCCTTCAGGAACCCCTGCCCCTACACCTCCTCCCTTCCCTTCCAATTTCCAGCCATACTATGAAGTTTTGGACTCTGCCATTTCCCCTTCTCCTGCCTCCTCCATGCTGGGCCGCTCTCCAGCCCTCACTCCCCACTCCTCCACTCCTGCGCTCAAAGAGGGCCACTTCATTCCCATCTTCTCCCCAAAGTCTTACATGTCCCCCGAACCCAGCCTGTCACCTCAACCTTACCTCACCTCCGCCTCCTTCACTCCTTCGCCCACCTCACCCTCATTTGACACCAGCCCCAGGTCTGCCAGTGTCATAGAGATCCTTTCCAGTCAAAAATCAGATTTACCCGAGAAGGAACTGCAGTTGTTCTCAGATTGCAAAGACCATTATAAACCAGGCCAGACAGACTCCCCTAAATTGCGTAGCCCTATTGACTTGGTTGTTTTTGAGGCACATGAATCCCCATTGGATATTCTGCCACCAAAAGACCCCGATGATGATCTATGTGAGGAGTTAGTGTCAATCATTAAGGCCAGCCAATCAAAGGGCACATTCGTAGAAGAGGAGGGATTTTATCGCCAGGAACCAGATATAATGGAAAAGCTTCCCAGACTGTTTATAGAGGAAGAGCCGAAAGAAGACAACAGCTTCTTAAATGAACCCCTGACATCAAATACATTTGCTCCAGTCCAACACGCCCAGAGTGAGGGTTCAGATACTGAG ATGTCATTGTCGTTCACACAGCCCTCATCGGCTAAATACTCTCCCCCTTCCCCGCGCTCCACCCCCCCTTTGCCTGGGGTTTCACAGTCGCCCCCTCCCTCTGCAAAACTGTTCTCTCGACAGGACCTCCGCTCCCCAAAGGTCAAG CAGCTGAAGAGATTGGCTTGCTCATGCAGCATTGGTTTGGGGTGTCTGGATTGGGGTGTCTCTTGGGAATGTCCCAATGATCTTTCCTGTGTACACAGCTTAAACAAGGTGTACTCCCCAGGGCCAGGCAAGCAGCCCATTCCCCACATTTCCTTCCAAAAAAGGGGAGTACAGTCCTCGTTTTCAGGATTTAAGGCATTTCTCAACCGTTTCTAA